In the Planctomycetaceae bacterium genome, one interval contains:
- a CDS encoding amidohydrolase family protein, with the protein MIIDVHAHVYVSPKICSRFGTKPFLSAEQQISMMNSKGIDKAVILPLNNAEAPAEHQSIGEVLSICEKYPGRFIPFCNLDPRLPCRPDMITADVFVRYLEQYKALGCKGLGEMACRVFWNDPSLLALLEACSIVGFPVLFHTTTPDENSYGVLDFINLPYLEFVLKKLPNLKLIGHSQAFWSEISGDLKWQDKNSYPVGKVTPGGAVPRLLRNYPNLYADLSAGSGLNALSRDTEHAWKFIEEFQDRLLLGQDYCAVDNDMQHVEWLTDALKQGKISSSAYNKITSGNVSRILNL; encoded by the coding sequence ATGATAATAGACGTTCATGCACATGTGTATGTTTCTCCAAAAATCTGTTCTCGTTTCGGTACGAAACCATTCCTATCGGCCGAGCAGCAAATCAGCATGATGAATTCCAAAGGAATAGACAAGGCTGTAATTCTGCCGCTCAATAATGCCGAAGCGCCTGCGGAACATCAAAGCATAGGCGAGGTATTGTCCATTTGTGAGAAGTATCCGGGCAGATTTATTCCCTTCTGCAATCTCGATCCGCGTCTGCCTTGCAGGCCGGATATGATTACCGCCGATGTGTTCGTCAGATATCTTGAGCAGTACAAAGCTTTGGGCTGTAAAGGGCTTGGCGAAATGGCTTGCCGAGTTTTTTGGAATGATCCAAGTTTATTGGCTCTCTTGGAAGCCTGTAGTATTGTCGGATTCCCTGTTCTTTTCCACACGACAACGCCGGATGAAAATTCCTATGGTGTTCTGGATTTCATAAATTTACCATATTTGGAATTTGTGCTGAAAAAACTTCCAAATTTGAAATTAATTGGTCACAGCCAGGCTTTCTGGAGCGAAATAAGCGGCGACTTAAAATGGCAGGATAAAAATTCATACCCCGTAGGCAAAGTTACGCCCGGCGGCGCTGTACCGAGATTGCTGCGCAATTATCCGAATCTGTACGCAGACCTTTCGGCAGGCAGCGGCCTTAATGCGCTCTCACGAGATACAGAGCATGCCTGGAAATTTATCGAAGAATTTCAGGATCGCTTGCTTTTAGGCCAGGATTATTGTGCGGTTGATAACGATATGCAGCACGTCGAATGGTTAACTGATGCGCTCAAGCAAGGTAAAATATCATCTTCCGCGTATAATAAAATCACATCTGGAAATGTTTCCAGGATTCTGAATTTATAA
- a CDS encoding TolC family protein: MNRNKNILFVISLLVIFQAGCQKVNDRLVRQEHAGAFSASLKSETNDVLSMKPAYGLNDCVSIALQNNLEIRISAIEEKISGLERKVAFANFLPVINLDYSETRWNRTPMTKFGGAAAATHDRAIKDVTWQMQLSVFDPQTWFLYEMYKRGEELTKIVSQYTRQTIILDVIVNYYHCLSLQEMQLALESQLSSTQGLQSEIESLYNEGLVTDWQLQQAQLNVLARQIDVNEARYAVQQAKGDLMFSLGLSPLADINLIPEQPLQMPDAPVEELVYTAMLQNPGLFISDKQIQIEKEKVKIALAGFLPKLAIFAGRTNTSDSFQVFQNFWTYGLSGTLPIFNGFANINEYKAAKERQKVAFIEREQQTLVLMLEVYKAYLNLENAKEMSVLTLKAFDTASKHFEETNEKWKEGLVVSSELLEVTAEKDNAQMDLMTSKYQLQVSIAVLNNLMGQNNSPSEALYGKQ, from the coding sequence ATGAACAGAAATAAAAACATTTTGTTTGTGATTTCATTGCTGGTAATTTTCCAGGCCGGCTGCCAGAAAGTCAATGACCGTCTGGTCAGGCAGGAGCACGCCGGAGCATTCAGTGCATCGCTGAAAAGTGAAACCAACGATGTTTTATCGATGAAGCCTGCGTACGGCCTGAACGACTGTGTATCTATCGCTTTGCAGAATAATCTTGAGATACGGATATCTGCAATCGAAGAAAAAATATCCGGACTTGAACGGAAAGTCGCTTTTGCAAATTTCCTGCCCGTGATAAATCTCGATTATTCAGAGACAAGGTGGAACAGAACACCTATGACTAAATTTGGCGGTGCTGCCGCGGCTACTCACGACAGGGCGATAAAAGACGTTACCTGGCAGATGCAGTTATCTGTATTCGACCCGCAGACGTGGTTTCTGTATGAAATGTATAAACGCGGCGAAGAGCTGACAAAAATTGTCAGCCAATATACAAGACAGACAATTATTCTCGACGTGATAGTTAATTATTATCATTGCCTGTCTTTGCAGGAGATGCAGCTGGCTCTTGAAAGTCAATTAAGTTCGACGCAGGGGTTGCAAAGTGAAATTGAATCGCTGTACAATGAAGGACTTGTTACCGATTGGCAGCTTCAGCAGGCACAGTTGAATGTGCTGGCAAGACAAATTGATGTCAATGAAGCGCGTTATGCCGTGCAGCAGGCAAAAGGAGATTTGATGTTTTCGCTGGGGTTGTCGCCTTTAGCTGATATCAACCTGATTCCCGAACAGCCTTTGCAGATGCCTGATGCTCCTGTAGAAGAACTTGTTTACACTGCAATGCTGCAAAATCCGGGTTTGTTTATTTCCGACAAACAAATTCAAATTGAAAAAGAGAAAGTCAAAATCGCGTTGGCAGGATTCCTGCCGAAGCTGGCGATATTTGCCGGCAGAACCAATACGTCCGACTCGTTTCAGGTATTTCAAAATTTCTGGACTTACGGTTTGTCGGGCACTTTGCCGATTTTCAACGGCTTTGCCAATATAAACGAATACAAGGCTGCTAAAGAAAGGCAAAAAGTAGCTTTTATAGAACGAGAGCAGCAAACGCTTGTTTTGATGCTTGAGGTTTATAAGGCTTATTTAAATCTTGAAAACGCAAAAGAAATGTCTGTGCTTACACTGAAGGCTTTTGATACGGCATCGAAACATTTCGAAGAAACAAATGAAAAATGGAAAGAAGGATTAGTTGTAAGTTCGGAACTTCTTGAGGTAACCGCCGAAAAAGACAACGCTCAAATGGATTTGATGACAAGCAAATATCAACTTCAGGTAAGTATTGCGGTGTTAAATAATCTGATGGGGCAAAATAACAGCCCGAGCGAGGCACTCTATGGAAAACAATGA
- a CDS encoding MFS transporter: MTANNNGSSKSSIELILRALKHKNYRLYFAGHGTSLIGTWMQQLAMSWLVYRLTGSAFYLGLVPFCSQIPVFLGAPIAGVIADHSPKRRILITTQILAMLQAFLLAALVFFGKINLIWIITLSILIGIINAFDIPTRQAFIYEIVDNEEDLPNAIALNSLIFNAARLIGPSIAGFLIAITGNEYVCFFINGISFLAVIYSLVAMKITRPIQKKSVSNILAGLKDGAKYAFGFVPIRTVLLFTAFISIVAVPYSVLLPIFAKDILHGDSRTLGMLTSAIGIGALVGAIFLAIQKNPRRFDNIVVFAGGVFAVGLIGFSLSQVLWLSLLLIVLPGFGLMVQSASTNIILQTITDDDKRGRVMSFHVMAFVGTAPFGNLLAGVVAERIGAPHTLLLCGVCTIIIMLFFVFQIPRLRQLIHPIYVRKGIIPEEVAQGLSTATQIAAETKE; encoded by the coding sequence ATGACAGCGAATAATAACGGTTCGTCAAAAAGCAGCATTGAACTGATTTTGCGAGCCTTAAAACATAAGAATTACAGACTTTACTTTGCCGGACACGGAACGTCACTGATTGGCACATGGATGCAGCAGCTTGCGATGAGCTGGCTTGTTTACCGACTCACCGGCTCGGCGTTTTATCTTGGATTAGTCCCCTTTTGCAGCCAAATACCTGTTTTTCTTGGCGCACCGATTGCCGGCGTAATTGCCGACCATAGCCCAAAACGCCGAATCCTGATAACCACACAAATTTTAGCTATGCTGCAGGCTTTTCTCCTTGCTGCGCTGGTTTTCTTCGGAAAAATAAATCTGATATGGATAATCACGCTAAGCATTTTAATCGGAATCATCAACGCATTCGATATTCCAACCAGACAGGCTTTCATTTATGAAATCGTGGATAACGAAGAAGATTTGCCAAATGCGATTGCATTAAATTCTCTTATCTTTAACGCAGCCAGATTGATAGGCCCTTCTATTGCCGGTTTTTTAATTGCAATCACCGGCAACGAATACGTCTGTTTCTTTATCAATGGAATAAGCTTTTTAGCTGTTATTTATTCGCTTGTCGCAATGAAAATTACTCGGCCTATTCAGAAAAAATCTGTGTCGAATATTCTTGCGGGCTTAAAAGACGGTGCGAAATACGCCTTCGGTTTTGTTCCAATCAGAACGGTATTGCTTTTTACAGCGTTCATTAGTATCGTAGCAGTACCCTATTCTGTACTTCTGCCGATTTTTGCAAAAGATATTCTGCACGGCGATTCAAGAACACTTGGTATGCTTACATCTGCGATTGGAATTGGCGCACTTGTGGGCGCTATATTCCTGGCGATACAAAAAAATCCGCGGCGATTCGACAATATAGTTGTTTTCGCCGGAGGCGTTTTCGCTGTTGGTTTAATAGGATTCTCCTTATCGCAGGTGCTCTGGCTGTCGCTTTTATTGATAGTTCTGCCGGGCTTTGGCTTAATGGTGCAGTCGGCGTCGACAAATATTATTCTGCAAACTATCACAGACGACGACAAACGAGGCCGGGTAATGAGCTTTCACGTAATGGCATTTGTAGGCACCGCACCGTTCGGCAACCTTCTTGCCGGCGTTGTCGCTGAAAGAATCGGCGCACCACACACACTGCTGCTGTGCGGAGTATGCACGATAATAATTATGCTGTTTTTCGTTTTCCAGATTCCGCGTCTGCGTCAACTGATTCATCCGATATATGTCCGCAAAGGGATTATACCTGAAGAAGTGGCACAGGGCTTGAGCACTGCAACGCAAATTGCCGCTGAAACTAAAGAGTAA
- a CDS encoding sugar phosphate isomerase/epimerase, with protein sequence MKFDWIKEAKFTSWWMTWEDLEWPDYAIEKKWENRAQIFSKAGINAVVIFGFHFRWDYLPVLDRVLEILARITEICHSHGLRVVEHHSATFVHRVRNVNDRWEIRIRNRHHVPFYPDNCDELSFNGSKLADWRQISSKDNKPVYHEGWNNECFCPNNPDYQKAYLAFIGRHVEKIKYDALMSDDLQFLPDIYTCGCSHCREKFYNATKMELPDQSDKDFWENPANTYRQQWIDLRYQWTAEHYKRLRNFLPENIALWGCASNCIGANLTGMGVSPQHYASNWDAISHEIYHVHQPVKDKVIIRAGLSAFASIARQHNVPLIAIFYVKRPEDVNLWIELLEQSNARPWLCKQVRTEDAIPEEELLFNGAFSAKKRVSHSKHAIVSVRFSQKYRDSLPEHLAEQYVERYTKECNSIIDKNCKVDVVFDGYSSKANEPTGGT encoded by the coding sequence ATGAAATTTGACTGGATAAAAGAGGCTAAATTCACATCTTGGTGGATGACATGGGAAGACCTTGAGTGGCCTGATTATGCTATCGAAAAGAAATGGGAAAATCGTGCGCAAATCTTCTCTAAGGCGGGGATTAATGCAGTTGTTATATTCGGATTCCATTTCAGGTGGGATTATCTCCCGGTACTTGATCGCGTTCTTGAGATTTTGGCAAGAATTACAGAAATCTGCCATAGTCATGGTCTTAGAGTTGTTGAGCATCATTCCGCAACATTTGTACACCGAGTACGGAATGTAAATGATCGCTGGGAAATCAGAATCAGGAACAGGCATCATGTGCCTTTTTATCCTGATAATTGTGATGAACTGAGTTTTAATGGTTCAAAGCTCGCCGATTGGAGGCAAATATCAAGTAAGGACAATAAACCGGTTTACCATGAAGGCTGGAACAACGAATGTTTCTGCCCCAACAATCCTGATTATCAGAAAGCTTATCTGGCCTTTATCGGAAGACATGTGGAAAAGATCAAATATGATGCCCTGATGTCCGATGATCTGCAATTTTTACCGGATATATATACCTGTGGATGTTCCCATTGCAGGGAAAAGTTTTACAATGCTACGAAAATGGAACTGCCCGACCAATCTGATAAAGATTTCTGGGAAAACCCGGCAAATACATATCGCCAGCAGTGGATTGATTTACGTTATCAGTGGACAGCGGAACATTATAAGAGGCTCCGTAATTTCTTGCCGGAAAATATAGCATTATGGGGCTGTGCTTCGAATTGTATCGGAGCGAATTTAACCGGAATGGGGGTGTCGCCGCAGCATTATGCGAGTAATTGGGACGCCATATCCCATGAAATATATCATGTTCACCAACCTGTCAAAGACAAGGTTATAATCAGGGCGGGTCTTTCGGCTTTTGCTTCAATTGCCAGGCAGCATAATGTCCCGCTGATTGCGATTTTTTATGTGAAAAGGCCAGAAGATGTTAATTTGTGGATAGAACTTCTGGAACAGAGTAATGCGAGACCGTGGTTATGTAAGCAGGTTCGTACAGAAGATGCTATTCCGGAAGAGGAACTTTTGTTCAATGGTGCCTTTTCCGCAAAAAAACGTGTTTCTCATAGCAAACATGCTATTGTGTCAGTCAGATTTTCACAAAAGTACCGCGATAGTCTGCCTGAACATCTGGCCGAACAATATGTTGAACGTTATACGAAGGAGTGTAATTCTATAATTGATAAAAATTGCAAGGTGGATGTAGTTTTTGATGGCTATAGTAGCAAAGCAAATGAACCGACCGGCGGGACATGA
- a CDS encoding Gfo/Idh/MocA family oxidoreductase, which translates to MKIGIIGSENSHSLAIAKTINIEKKIKNCSVKFLWGETRKLAQAVAKEGKIPNIVENPLEMLGKIDALIVDHRHPKYHLDAALPFIKKGIPVFIDKPLCFNSAKGEKFLKLAKQTGSPVTSFSVVPEQKKIRQFILKKDRMGLVLAGATYGVCDVDSPYGGIFFYGIHQVEMALKAFGFNVDRVFISRNPNGATGQLIYSDNKIITLNFIKEGCSGFSIGAVGEKGGVFENITFDSNPYLAGIKTFTRMFLTRQEPETHENLIVPIKILEALARSLKSHKVERVG; encoded by the coding sequence ATGAAAATAGGAATTATTGGAAGCGAGAATTCACATTCACTTGCTATCGCTAAAACCATCAACATTGAAAAAAAGATAAAAAACTGCAGTGTGAAGTTTTTGTGGGGTGAAACAAGAAAACTGGCACAGGCTGTTGCAAAAGAGGGGAAAATACCGAATATTGTCGAAAATCCTTTGGAAATGCTGGGCAAAATTGACGCATTGATCGTCGATCATCGTCATCCGAAGTACCATCTTGATGCGGCACTTCCTTTTATTAAAAAGGGCATTCCTGTTTTTATCGATAAACCTTTGTGTTTTAATTCTGCTAAAGGTGAAAAGTTTCTCAAATTAGCAAAACAGACAGGATCGCCTGTTACAAGTTTTAGTGTTGTTCCTGAACAAAAAAAAATCAGGCAGTTTATTTTAAAGAAGGACAGGATGGGACTGGTTTTGGCCGGAGCAACGTATGGAGTATGCGACGTTGACAGTCCGTATGGAGGTATTTTCTTCTATGGGATTCATCAGGTTGAAATGGCTCTCAAGGCATTTGGTTTTAATGTTGACCGGGTTTTTATTTCCAGGAATCCAAATGGAGCAACAGGACAACTGATTTACTCAGATAATAAAATAATAACGCTGAACTTCATTAAAGAAGGGTGCTCCGGTTTCTCGATTGGTGCTGTCGGTGAAAAAGGCGGCGTATTTGAGAATATTACTTTTGATTCCAATCCGTATCTTGCAGGCATAAAAACTTTTACTCGTATGTTCTTAACGAGGCAGGAGCCGGAAACGCACGAAAATCTAATAGTTCCAATAAAAATTCTCGAAGCGTTGGCACGCTCATTAAAGAGCCATAAAGTGGAAAGAGTAGGTTAA
- a CDS encoding type II secretion system GspH family protein — protein sequence MMNRRNIRSTGFTLVELLVVISIIALLLAVLMPSLQKAREQAIKVIDATNLKSTGSSMFMYISDNKGTLPPDYMPPRASGKDGDDFTNVYWQQKLVPYTKTGKVFTSPVYEKYFSVEFAKYDHRDMLYGQKNKDSNWYYWFCSGTAPSYGYNHRALGCGGYAPGFGCYQRTGSLNTEAGMRLPVLQVKVEQIKNSSGTILCLNNVSSFAIPPSMVVPLAKWQELYHPKKLRINDGINMLYVDCHAVWKNFNSPEFKPVDTEQDHSAWGDCRQFPR from the coding sequence ATGATGAACAGAAGAAATATCAGATCAACGGGTTTTACCTTGGTTGAGCTCCTCGTTGTGATTTCAATAATAGCATTGCTTCTGGCGGTTCTGATGCCTTCATTACAGAAGGCTCGTGAACAGGCCATAAAAGTTATTGATGCCACAAACTTAAAATCAACCGGGTCGAGTATGTTTATGTACATCAGTGATAATAAAGGCACTCTGCCCCCCGATTATATGCCGCCCAGGGCGAGTGGGAAAGATGGAGATGATTTTACCAACGTCTACTGGCAGCAGAAACTTGTTCCTTACACCAAAACCGGAAAAGTTTTTACGTCCCCGGTTTACGAGAAGTATTTTTCAGTGGAATTTGCAAAATACGACCATAGGGATATGTTGTACGGACAAAAAAATAAAGACTCGAACTGGTATTACTGGTTTTGTTCGGGAACGGCTCCTTCATACGGGTATAATCATCGTGCACTTGGCTGCGGCGGTTACGCTCCGGGATTCGGTTGTTATCAACGTACCGGTTCGCTAAATACCGAAGCAGGTATGAGATTGCCGGTTTTGCAGGTAAAGGTAGAACAGATTAAAAATAGTTCAGGTACAATTTTATGTCTTAACAATGTAAGTTCATTTGCTATTCCTCCTTCAATGGTAGTGCCATTAGCAAAATGGCAGGAACTGTATCATCCCAAGAAGTTACGCATTAACGACGGTATTAATATGCTCTACGTGGACTGCCATGCTGTATGGAAGAATTTTAATTCACCGGAATTTAAACCGGTTGATACAGAGCAGGACCATTCTGCCTGGGGCGATTGTCGTCAATTTCCCAGGTAA
- a CDS encoding DegT/DnrJ/EryC1/StrS family aminotransferase: MERLAIDGGKPIFEKPLSPRKLFDEQEKLAVMRLFDDAIKTGEAFGYNGPVEKQYEKDFVDFMQGGFADGVNSGTNAVFCALGALQLDALSEVIVPPITDNGGVTPVVFAGCVPVMADSDPRSFNVCADGIKPLINERTRAILVAHIGGEPVDMDPIIALAREHNLYLVEDCAQAHAAKYKGKMVGTFGDVAAFSTMFGKHHCTGGQGGVVYTRNEKLHWQGRRFADRGKPFNLSVENNVVAGLNCNLNDLSACIGSVQIKKLPGIIEKRRKLAGLLREGLKKSRAVSMGWQVPDTESSYWFVRLKFDSNVVRVDKQTFCKALAAEGVMVNPDYNHVPCTFPWFKDKAVFGKSGFPWNCSDYKGPRNPSFEMKNTREAVEAHFIVHLFESWSESDINNILAALNKVETAYRK, translated from the coding sequence ATGGAACGGTTGGCAATAGACGGTGGTAAACCAATTTTCGAAAAACCTTTATCTCCTCGCAAGCTATTTGACGAACAAGAAAAACTTGCCGTTATGCGTCTGTTTGATGATGCTATCAAAACCGGCGAGGCGTTTGGATATAACGGACCTGTAGAAAAGCAATACGAAAAGGATTTTGTCGATTTCATGCAAGGTGGTTTTGCCGACGGCGTCAACTCCGGCACCAATGCTGTGTTTTGTGCCCTGGGAGCTCTGCAATTAGATGCATTGTCCGAAGTCATAGTGCCGCCGATTACCGATAATGGAGGCGTAACGCCGGTTGTATTTGCAGGCTGTGTGCCGGTTATGGCTGATAGCGATCCACGCAGTTTCAACGTTTGTGCTGATGGAATCAAGCCTTTGATAAATGAACGTACACGAGCAATTCTGGTTGCCCATATAGGCGGAGAACCTGTTGACATGGACCCGATTATCGCTCTGGCGCGGGAGCATAATTTATATTTGGTTGAGGATTGTGCCCAGGCACACGCCGCAAAATACAAAGGTAAAATGGTTGGAACTTTTGGTGATGTTGCCGCTTTTTCAACAATGTTCGGCAAGCATCATTGTACCGGCGGGCAGGGCGGGGTTGTTTACACCCGCAATGAAAAGCTTCATTGGCAGGGCAGACGTTTTGCTGACCGTGGCAAACCGTTCAATTTGTCTGTTGAAAACAATGTTGTCGCCGGCTTGAATTGCAATTTGAATGATCTTTCAGCCTGCATCGGCAGCGTGCAAATAAAGAAACTTCCAGGCATAATTGAGAAAAGACGCAAATTGGCCGGTCTTCTTAGAGAAGGCCTCAAGAAATCCAGAGCTGTTTCAATGGGCTGGCAGGTGCCGGATACTGAAAGTTCATATTGGTTTGTTCGGTTGAAATTTGATTCAAATGTAGTTCGTGTTGATAAACAGACTTTTTGCAAGGCACTGGCGGCAGAAGGCGTCATGGTTAATCCAGACTATAACCATGTACCTTGTACATTCCCGTGGTTCAAAGATAAGGCCGTTTTTGGTAAGAGCGGATTCCCATGGAACTGCTCCGATTATAAAGGCCCAAGAAATCCTTCTTTTGAAATGAAAAATACTCGTGAAGCAGTTGAGGCTCATTTTATTGTACATTTATTTGAAAGTTGGAGCGAATCAGATATTAATAATATTCTGGCTGCTCTAAACAAAGTTGAAACCGCTTATCGAAAATAA
- a CDS encoding TetR/AcrR family transcriptional regulator — METISRKEREKIRHRTEILAKALDLFSEKGFHNVSMQDIAVRSEYAVGTLYNFFQSKEQLFDELRNDCVERILQSLMPILESDTPENEKIHVYIVSHIDLMEENLKFIRLYVAQHGTLTPSNNEKEGKAYEVKTVLRNKLVEVINAGIAKKFFKPVDTNIYVLSLEASLQTYIMESSVNYNKANVQDGLAKIENLFCGMLIN; from the coding sequence ATGGAAACGATTTCAAGAAAAGAACGGGAAAAAATCAGGCACCGGACAGAAATACTTGCCAAGGCGCTGGATTTGTTTTCAGAGAAGGGGTTTCACAATGTTTCGATGCAGGATATTGCCGTTCGTTCGGAGTATGCGGTAGGAACTCTGTATAATTTTTTCCAGAGCAAGGAGCAACTGTTTGATGAATTGAGAAATGATTGCGTTGAAAGAATTTTACAGTCACTGATGCCGATTTTGGAAAGCGATACGCCTGAAAATGAAAAGATACATGTTTACATTGTGTCTCATATTGACTTGATGGAAGAGAATTTGAAATTTATCAGGTTGTACGTTGCGCAGCACGGGACGTTGACGCCTTCTAATAACGAAAAGGAAGGAAAGGCTTATGAAGTTAAGACTGTTTTGCGAAATAAGCTTGTAGAAGTTATTAATGCTGGAATTGCAAAGAAATTTTTTAAACCTGTGGATACCAATATTTATGTTCTTTCGTTAGAGGCATCGCTTCAGACTTATATTATGGAATCATCAGTGAATTATAATAAGGCCAATGTACAGGATGGGCTTGCAAAGATTGAGAATCTTTTCTGTGGTATGTTGATAAATTAA
- a CDS encoding efflux RND transporter periplasmic adaptor subunit, which yields MENNEKPKKINLSAIIIILLLIVIAGMLFYYIRIVKKANVVVQQTPEEPKFSVVASPIATKTFERYAAVQGNLEAKNFAYVSPRIPGTIEELFVDEGDNVTAGKTMLFRIDSVKLEQAVEAGRKALAIAESTEKQAQAGLEKIKVDFEKVQLDYNRYKRLYEKKAVTANAFELQESHYNQLKAAIKAAQADIDLARSNIERARADLIISQKNLSDTVVYAPISGFVSARFKEPGEMGSPEEPALLITDNNSIEVSAYLPAQYYSEVIAGQTKMRVNVFGKEHGEQSLYYKSPTIENKLRTFEVKCLLDNSSHTIAAGAMADIKVIFETRKALAVPTVSIQKRVDGNIIFTVKDGRAHQVAVQTGLENDGMTEVSGDELSEKDMVITMGQNMLDDGKVVAVQEGNK from the coding sequence ATGGAAAACAATGAAAAGCCGAAAAAAATTAATCTTTCTGCGATAATTATAATCCTTCTTCTGATTGTAATCGCGGGGATGCTGTTTTATTACATTAGGATTGTGAAAAAAGCGAATGTAGTGGTACAGCAAACTCCTGAAGAGCCGAAATTTTCCGTAGTCGCTTCGCCGATTGCAACAAAAACATTTGAACGATACGCTGCTGTTCAGGGAAATCTTGAAGCCAAAAATTTCGCTTATGTTTCGCCGAGGATTCCGGGCACTATCGAAGAGCTTTTTGTCGATGAGGGGGACAACGTTACTGCCGGAAAGACAATGCTGTTTCGCATCGATTCGGTAAAACTTGAACAGGCTGTTGAGGCCGGGAGAAAAGCGTTGGCTATTGCCGAGAGCACTGAAAAGCAGGCACAGGCCGGTTTGGAAAAAATTAAAGTTGATTTTGAAAAAGTTCAGCTTGATTACAACAGATACAAACGGTTATACGAAAAGAAAGCTGTAACCGCGAACGCGTTTGAGTTGCAGGAATCGCACTACAATCAATTGAAAGCCGCGATAAAGGCCGCTCAGGCGGATATAGATCTTGCCCGTTCCAACATAGAGCGAGCCAGGGCGGATTTGATTATCTCGCAAAAGAACCTGTCTGATACAGTTGTTTATGCTCCAATCAGCGGTTTTGTCAGCGCAAGATTCAAAGAGCCGGGCGAAATGGGAAGTCCCGAAGAGCCTGCGCTTCTTATCACGGATAACAATTCGATAGAAGTCAGTGCGTATCTGCCCGCTCAATATTATTCGGAAGTTATCGCAGGGCAAACCAAAATGCGTGTCAATGTTTTCGGCAAAGAGCACGGCGAACAGTCGCTATATTATAAAAGTCCGACTATTGAAAATAAGCTTCGTACATTTGAAGTGAAATGTTTACTCGATAATTCATCGCATACGATAGCTGCCGGCGCAATGGCGGATATAAAAGTCATCTTCGAGACAAGAAAAGCTCTTGCTGTTCCGACAGTGTCGATTCAGAAACGCGTTGACGGAAATATAATTTTCACAGTCAAAGACGGCAGGGCGCATCAGGTTGCCGTGCAGACCGGTCTGGAAAATGACGGCATGACAGAAGTCAGCGGCGATGAATTGAGCGAAAAAGATATGGTTATAACGATGGGGCAGA